In one window of Burkholderia cenocepacia DNA:
- a CDS encoding SDR family oxidoreductase produces the protein MGRLAGKVAMVTGAGRGIGAAIARAFVREGAAVALVDLDFPQAQHTAAAIAHECDGARVLPLQADVARQQAVREALARTEATFGPLDVLVNNAGINVFADPLTMTDDDWRRCFAVDLDGVWHGCRAALEGMVERGRGSIVNIASTHAFRIIPGCFPYPVAKHGVLGLTRALGIEYAARNVRVNAIAPGYIETQLTRDWWDAQPDPAAARAQTLALQPMKRIGRPEEVAMTAVFLASDEAPFINAACITVDGGRAALYHD, from the coding sequence ATGGGCCGCCTCGCGGGCAAGGTCGCGATGGTGACGGGCGCGGGCCGCGGCATCGGTGCCGCGATCGCGCGTGCGTTCGTGCGCGAAGGCGCGGCCGTCGCGCTCGTCGACCTCGACTTCCCGCAGGCGCAGCACACGGCCGCCGCGATCGCACACGAATGCGACGGCGCGCGCGTGCTGCCGCTGCAGGCCGATGTCGCGCGGCAGCAGGCGGTGCGCGAGGCGCTCGCGCGGACGGAAGCGACGTTCGGCCCGCTCGACGTGCTCGTGAACAACGCGGGCATCAACGTGTTCGCCGATCCGCTGACGATGACCGACGACGACTGGCGGCGCTGCTTCGCGGTCGATCTCGACGGCGTGTGGCATGGCTGTCGCGCGGCGCTGGAGGGCATGGTCGAGCGCGGCCGCGGCAGCATCGTGAACATCGCGTCGACGCATGCGTTCAGGATCATCCCGGGCTGCTTTCCGTACCCGGTCGCGAAGCACGGCGTGCTCGGCCTCACACGCGCGCTCGGCATCGAATACGCGGCGCGCAACGTGCGCGTGAACGCGATCGCGCCGGGCTACATCGAGACGCAGCTGACGCGCGACTGGTGGGACGCGCAGCCCGATCCGGCCGCCGCGCGCGCGCAGACGCTCGCGCTGCAGCCGATGAAGCGGATCGGCCGCCCGGAGGAGGTCGCGATGACGGCCGTGTTCCTGGCGTCCGACGAGGCGCCGTTCATCAATGCCGCGTGCATCACCGTCGATGGCGGGCGCGCGGCGCTGTATCACGACTGA
- a CDS encoding 2-dehydro-3-deoxy-6-phosphogalactonate aldolase — protein MPSDLTLPAPYTPHAALMRAFDACPLIAIMRGITPAEAADHGRALYEAGFRIVEVPLNSPDPFDSIAALRRALPDDMIVGAGTVLRAEYVDRVQDAGGALIVMPHSDAAVIRRARERGLASAPGVATPTEAFAALTNGADVLKMFPAEQLGVTVVKAWRAVVDRAVPLIPVGGISPDNMQPFLDAGANGFGLGSALYRPGQSADTTAAHARAFQAGLRVARSGAA, from the coding sequence ATGCCGTCCGACCTGACATTGCCCGCGCCGTACACGCCCCACGCCGCCCTGATGCGCGCATTCGACGCGTGTCCGCTGATCGCGATCATGCGCGGCATCACGCCCGCCGAAGCGGCCGACCATGGCCGCGCGCTGTACGAAGCCGGCTTCCGGATCGTCGAGGTGCCGCTCAACTCGCCCGATCCGTTCGACAGCATCGCGGCGCTGCGCCGGGCATTGCCCGACGACATGATCGTCGGCGCGGGCACGGTGCTGCGCGCCGAGTACGTCGATCGCGTGCAGGACGCGGGCGGCGCGCTGATCGTGATGCCGCACAGCGACGCGGCCGTGATCCGCCGCGCCCGCGAGCGCGGGCTGGCGAGCGCGCCGGGCGTCGCGACGCCGACCGAAGCGTTCGCGGCGCTGACGAACGGCGCCGACGTGCTGAAGATGTTCCCGGCCGAGCAGCTCGGCGTGACGGTCGTGAAGGCGTGGCGCGCGGTGGTCGACCGCGCGGTGCCGTTGATCCCGGTCGGCGGCATTTCGCCGGACAACATGCAGCCGTTCCTCGACGCCGGCGCGAACGGCTTCGGGCTCGGCTCGGCGCTGTACCGTCCCGGCCAGTCGGCGGACACGACCGCGGCGCATGCGCGCGCGTTCCAGGCCGGCTTGCGCGTCGCGCGCAGCGGAGCCGCATGA
- a CDS encoding arabinose ABC transporter substrate-binding protein yields MKRRTFVTLAAAAAVVMGSPVAHAADPVKIGFLVKQPEEPWFQDEWKFAEIAAKQKGFTLVKIGAPSGEKVMSAIDNLSAQKAQGFVICTPDVKLGPGIVAKAKSHNLKMMTVDDRLVDGAGKPIESVPHMGISAYNIGKQVGDGIAAEIKKRGWDMKDVGAIDITYEQLPTAHDRTSGATDALVAAGFPKANVIAAPQAKTDTENAFNAANIALTKNPQFKHWVAYGLNDEAVLGAVRAAEGRGFKADNMIGIGIGGSDSALNEFKKPQPTGFYGTVIISPKRHGEETSDLMYTWITQGKAPPPLTLTTGMLATRDNVAKVREEMGLASK; encoded by the coding sequence ATGAAACGCAGAACGTTCGTAACGCTGGCCGCCGCGGCGGCGGTGGTGATGGGCAGCCCGGTCGCGCACGCGGCCGATCCGGTCAAGATCGGCTTCCTGGTGAAGCAGCCTGAAGAACCGTGGTTCCAGGACGAGTGGAAATTCGCCGAGATCGCCGCGAAGCAGAAGGGCTTCACGCTCGTGAAGATCGGCGCGCCGTCCGGCGAGAAGGTGATGAGCGCGATCGACAACCTGTCCGCGCAGAAGGCGCAGGGCTTCGTCATCTGCACGCCCGACGTGAAACTCGGGCCGGGCATCGTCGCGAAGGCGAAGTCGCACAACCTGAAGATGATGACGGTCGACGACCGCCTCGTCGACGGCGCGGGCAAGCCGATCGAGTCGGTGCCGCACATGGGGATTTCCGCGTACAACATCGGCAAGCAGGTCGGCGACGGCATCGCGGCCGAGATCAAGAAGCGCGGCTGGGACATGAAGGACGTCGGCGCGATCGACATCACCTACGAGCAGTTGCCGACCGCGCACGACCGCACGAGCGGCGCGACCGACGCGCTGGTCGCCGCCGGCTTCCCGAAGGCGAACGTGATCGCGGCGCCGCAGGCGAAGACCGATACGGAGAACGCGTTCAACGCGGCGAACATCGCGCTCACGAAGAACCCGCAGTTCAAGCACTGGGTCGCGTACGGCCTGAACGACGAGGCCGTGCTCGGCGCGGTGCGCGCGGCCGAAGGGCGTGGCTTCAAGGCCGACAACATGATCGGCATCGGCATCGGCGGTTCCGATTCGGCGTTGAACGAGTTCAAGAAGCCGCAGCCGACGGGCTTCTACGGCACCGTGATCATCAGCCCGAAGCGCCACGGCGAGGAAACCTCGGACCTGATGTACACGTGGATCACGCAGGGCAAGGCGCCGCCGCCGCTGACGCTGACGACCGGCATGCTCGCGACGCGCGACAACGTGGCGAAGGTGCGCGAGGAGATGGGGCTTGCGTCGAAGTAA